One Azoarcus sp. DN11 DNA segment encodes these proteins:
- the pqqA gene encoding pyrroloquinoline quinone precursor peptide PqqA gives MQWIDPAYCDIRLGFEVTAYVYVR, from the coding sequence ATGCAGTGGATCGATCCCGCGTATTGCGACATCCGTCTTGGTTTCGAAGTGACGGCCTACGTCTACGTGCGCTGA
- a CDS encoding CmpA/NrtA family ABC transporter substrate-binding protein, with product MGAFDDNGVTRREFMRRTMALSGAAMMGSAGLGVSGGVWAAGSDAPEKKEIRVGFIPLTDCSSVVMAAVRKFDEKYGIKIIPSKEASWASVRDKLVSGELDAAHVLYGLVYGVHLGIGGPKKDMAVLMSLNHNGQAITLASKLREQGVTDGAGLRKLITAKPGEYTFAQTFPTGTHAMWLYYWLAAHDINPMKDVKVITVPPPQMVANMRVGNMDGFCVGEPWNNRAIMDRIGFTAVTTQDIWTDHPEKVLGTTADWVAKHPNAARALTAAILEAGRWIDASLPNRRTTAETVAQKSYVNTDMDVILERMLGRYSNGLGRSWDDPNYMKFYNDGAVNFPYLTDGMWFLTQHRRWGLLDKDVDYLAVAKQVNRIDIYKQAAAAAGVSLPKSDMRSAKLIDGTVWDGRDPAKYAGSFKVRA from the coding sequence ATGGGTGCGTTCGATGACAACGGCGTCACGCGGCGGGAATTCATGCGGCGGACGATGGCGCTTTCGGGGGCGGCGATGATGGGGTCTGCGGGGCTGGGCGTGAGCGGCGGTGTGTGGGCGGCGGGGTCGGACGCGCCGGAGAAGAAGGAGATCCGCGTCGGCTTCATTCCGCTGACGGACTGCTCGTCGGTCGTGATGGCGGCGGTGCGGAAGTTCGACGAGAAGTACGGCATCAAGATCATCCCGAGCAAAGAGGCAAGCTGGGCGTCGGTGCGCGACAAGCTGGTGTCGGGCGAGCTCGACGCGGCGCACGTGCTGTACGGGCTGGTGTATGGCGTGCATCTCGGGATCGGCGGGCCGAAGAAGGACATGGCGGTGCTGATGAGCCTGAACCACAACGGCCAGGCGATCACGCTCGCGAGCAAGCTCAGGGAGCAGGGCGTCACCGACGGCGCGGGGCTGAGGAAGCTCATCACCGCGAAGCCGGGCGAATACACCTTCGCGCAGACCTTCCCGACCGGCACCCACGCGATGTGGCTGTACTACTGGCTCGCCGCGCACGACATCAACCCGATGAAGGACGTGAAGGTCATCACCGTGCCGCCGCCGCAGATGGTCGCCAACATGCGCGTCGGCAACATGGACGGCTTCTGCGTCGGCGAGCCGTGGAACAACCGCGCGATCATGGATAGGATCGGCTTCACCGCGGTGACGACACAGGACATCTGGACCGACCACCCGGAGAAGGTGCTCGGCACCACCGCCGACTGGGTCGCGAAGCATCCCAACGCCGCCCGCGCGCTGACTGCGGCGATCCTGGAAGCCGGACGCTGGATCGATGCGTCGCTGCCCAACCGGCGCACGACGGCCGAGACCGTCGCGCAGAAGTCCTACGTCAATACCGACATGGACGTGATCCTCGAGCGCATGCTCGGGCGCTATTCCAACGGGCTGGGCAGGAGCTGGGACGACCCGAACTACATGAAGTTCTACAACGACGGCGCGGTGAACTTCCCCTATCTCACCGACGGCATGTGGTTCCTGACGCAGCACCGGCGCTGGGGGCTGCTCGACAAGGACGTCGATTACCTCGCGGTCGCAAAGCAGGTGAATCGCATCGACATCTACAAGCAGGCCGCGGCCGCGGCAGGCGTGTCGCTGCCGAAGAGCGACATGCGCAGTGCGAAGCTGATCGACGGTACGGTGTGGGACGGCAGGGATCCGGCGAAGTACGCCGGGTCGTTCAAGGTCAGGGCGTAA
- a CDS encoding dihydroorotate dehydrogenase: MAMGAPPLTPRALRTRWAVARLERIARRTDGGGDAAGPFGPVSAMGLSFASPVGLAAGFDRRGRLLEGAHRLGLGAVEIGTLARADGYPVLPRRAVGGVRCGVSIGKPRHVGWDNVDHACLRVLRAAHAGADYVTLNPGRDCPSPARFADLAGAAVQLRNRLARHRRQPLPLVAKLPSCWLDGDAASMIAVADMFVAAGVDGLLVSTEGHAARRKAGAMLRVLSAALDPRVCLISVGGIDSLDEAAARFAAGATLVQVHRALLAHDPRLLRALRRHAPGR, from the coding sequence ATGGCGATGGGCGCACCGCCGCTGACGCCGCGCGCGCTGCGCACCCGCTGGGCAGTGGCGCGGCTTGAGCGCATCGCGCGACGCACGGACGGCGGGGGCGACGCGGCGGGCCCGTTCGGTCCGGTCAGCGCGATGGGGCTGAGCTTTGCCTCTCCGGTCGGCCTGGCTGCGGGGTTCGACCGGCGCGGGCGGCTGCTTGAAGGAGCGCACCGTCTCGGCCTCGGTGCCGTGGAGATCGGCACGCTCGCGCGGGCGGACGGTTATCCGGTGCTCCCGCGGCGGGCTGTGGGCGGCGTGCGGTGCGGCGTCAGCATCGGCAAGCCGCGCCACGTCGGCTGGGACAACGTGGACCACGCCTGTCTGCGGGTGCTGCGCGCCGCCCACGCCGGCGCGGATTACGTGACGCTCAATCCCGGCCGCGATTGTCCGTCGCCGGCGCGCTTCGCGGATCTGGCGGGCGCGGCGGTGCAGTTGCGCAACCGGCTCGCGCGGCATCGTCGGCAGCCGCTGCCGCTGGTGGCCAAGCTGCCGTCGTGCTGGCTTGATGGCGATGCCGCCTCCATGATCGCGGTCGCCGACATGTTCGTTGCGGCGGGCGTCGATGGCCTGCTCGTGTCGACCGAAGGCCACGCCGCGCGGCGCAAGGCCGGCGCGATGCTGCGCGTGCTGTCGGCGGCCCTCGATCCGCGGGTCTGCCTGATCAGCGTCGGCGGTATCGATTCGCTCGACGAAGCCGCGGCGCGGTTTGCGGCGGGCGCGACGCTGGTGCAGGTTCATCGCGCGCTGCTGGCTCACGATCCCCGGCTGCTCCGGGCCTTGCGGCGCCACGCACCCGGCCGCTGA
- the ntrB gene encoding nitrate ABC transporter permease, which translates to MTATATLDGAMGDGGAATDARVVDLKPLRSAADRGEAMTAVAEEEARAVEPVVRRKGRAAAWLRTIASAVLPPVAGLALLVGFWYLATLKGGGIPGPVQTWDAAVAIFSDPFYRAGPNDQGIGWNVLSSLQRVAIGFGIAALVGIPVGFMLGRFAVLAKMMNPIISLLRPVSPLAWLPIGLLVFQRADPAATWTIFICSIWPMILNTAQGVMRVPQDYLNVARVLNLSEWKVFTKILFPAALPYVLTGIRLSIGTAWLVIVAAEMLTGGVGIGFWVWDEWNNLKVEHIIIAIFVIGTVGLILEQALMLAARRFNYEDR; encoded by the coding sequence ATGACTGCGACAGCGACGCTCGACGGAGCGATGGGGGACGGCGGGGCAGCGACCGATGCGAGAGTCGTGGACCTGAAGCCGCTGCGGTCCGCGGCGGACAGGGGAGAGGCCATGACGGCGGTGGCGGAGGAGGAAGCCAGGGCGGTCGAGCCGGTCGTCCGGCGCAAGGGCAGGGCCGCGGCCTGGCTGCGTACGATCGCCAGCGCGGTGCTGCCGCCGGTGGCCGGCCTCGCGCTACTGGTCGGTTTCTGGTACCTCGCGACGCTCAAGGGCGGCGGCATCCCGGGGCCGGTGCAGACCTGGGATGCGGCGGTGGCGATCTTCTCGGATCCCTTCTACCGCGCCGGGCCGAACGACCAGGGCATCGGCTGGAACGTGCTGTCGTCGCTGCAACGCGTCGCGATCGGCTTCGGCATTGCGGCACTGGTCGGCATTCCGGTGGGCTTCATGCTGGGGCGCTTTGCGGTGCTGGCGAAGATGATGAACCCGATCATCAGCCTGCTGCGCCCGGTGAGTCCGCTCGCGTGGCTGCCGATCGGCCTGCTCGTCTTCCAGCGCGCCGACCCGGCGGCGACCTGGACGATCTTCATCTGCTCGATCTGGCCGATGATCCTCAACACGGCGCAGGGCGTGATGCGGGTGCCGCAGGACTACCTCAACGTCGCCCGCGTGCTGAACCTCTCGGAATGGAAAGTCTTCACGAAGATCCTCTTCCCGGCGGCGCTGCCGTACGTGCTCACCGGCATCCGGCTCTCGATCGGCACGGCCTGGCTGGTGATCGTCGCCGCGGAGATGCTCACGGGCGGCGTCGGCATCGGCTTCTGGGTGTGGGACGAGTGGAACAACCTCAAGGTCGAGCACATCATCATCGCGATCTTCGTGATCGGGACGGTCGGGCTGATTCTGGAACAGGCGCTGATGCTGGCGGCGCGTCGCTTCAACTACGAAGACCGCTGA
- a CDS encoding ABC transporter ATP-binding protein: protein MKKIVQIENVGQTFNTKNGPFTALQGIKLDIHEGESISLIGHSGCGKSTLLNLIAGLTLPSSGVMLCDGREIAGPGPERAVVFQNHSLLPWLTCYDNVYLAVDRVFGAKEGKAKLKRRTQDALALVGLSHAETKFPHEISGGMKQRVGIARALSMEPRILLMDEPFGALDALTRAMLQDELVKILAATRATMVMVTHDVDEAVLLSDRVVMLTNGPAATIGEILEVELDRPRDRLSLTGLPEFARYRSAIMDFLYKKQVKRAA from the coding sequence ATGAAGAAGATCGTGCAGATCGAGAACGTCGGACAGACCTTCAACACGAAGAACGGCCCCTTCACGGCGCTGCAGGGCATCAAGCTCGACATCCACGAGGGCGAGAGCATCAGCCTGATCGGGCACTCGGGCTGCGGCAAATCGACACTGCTGAACCTGATCGCCGGCCTGACGCTGCCGTCGAGCGGCGTGATGCTGTGCGACGGGCGCGAGATCGCCGGCCCCGGGCCGGAGCGCGCGGTGGTGTTCCAGAACCATTCGCTGCTGCCGTGGCTGACCTGCTACGACAACGTCTATCTCGCGGTGGATCGCGTGTTCGGCGCAAAGGAGGGCAAGGCGAAGCTGAAGCGGCGCACGCAGGATGCGCTCGCGCTCGTGGGCCTGTCGCATGCCGAGACGAAGTTCCCGCACGAGATCTCCGGCGGCATGAAGCAGCGCGTCGGCATCGCCCGGGCGCTGTCGATGGAGCCGCGGATCCTGCTGATGGACGAGCCCTTCGGCGCGCTCGATGCGCTGACCCGCGCGATGCTGCAGGACGAGCTGGTGAAGATCCTCGCGGCGACCAGGGCGACGATGGTGATGGTGACGCATGACGTCGACGAGGCGGTACTGCTCTCCGACCGCGTCGTGATGCTCACCAATGGCCCGGCGGCGACGATCGGCGAGATCCTGGAGGTGGAGCTCGACCGCCCGCGCGACCGGCTGTCGCTCACCGGGCTGCCCGAGTTCGCACGCTACCGTTCCGCGATCATGGACTTCCTGTACAAGAAGCAGGTGAAGCGGGCGGCTTGA
- the pqqE gene encoding pyrroloquinoline quinone biosynthesis protein PqqE, with product MPKDGSVVRLDGQGKPLWLVLELTYECPLKCPWCSNPVDYARRKGEELTTDEWKRVLREGRELGALQLGFTGGEPLLRDDIEELVADATALGYYTNLITSGVGLTEARLVKLKEAGLKQIQLSLQSSERELTDRLVGARVHDLKLDVARRIKAHGFPMVLNVPVFRHNIDQVSDILELAADLGVDYLEFANLQYYNWALLNRDELMPTRAQIEAAERAVQQMRERVGDRMTIYFVIPDYYEGRPKACMNGWGAIHLTIAPDGAAMPCQEARAIEGLEFPTVREKSLAWLWDESPTFRKFRGDEWMREPCRSCSDKETDFGGCRCQAFLLTGDAANADPACSRSPHHHLIGEAVERAHAPERTAVPLVMRNARRGGCDHA from the coding sequence GTGCCAAAGGATGGATCCGTCGTCAGGCTTGACGGGCAGGGCAAGCCGCTGTGGCTGGTGCTCGAGCTCACGTACGAGTGCCCGCTGAAGTGCCCGTGGTGCAGCAATCCGGTCGATTACGCGCGCCGCAAGGGCGAGGAGCTGACGACCGACGAATGGAAGCGCGTGTTGCGCGAGGGGCGCGAGCTGGGGGCGCTGCAGCTCGGCTTCACCGGCGGCGAGCCGCTGCTGCGCGACGACATCGAGGAACTGGTCGCGGACGCGACGGCGCTGGGCTACTACACCAACCTGATCACCTCGGGCGTGGGGCTGACCGAGGCGCGGCTCGTGAAGCTGAAGGAAGCGGGCCTCAAGCAGATCCAGCTGTCGCTGCAGTCGAGCGAGCGCGAGCTGACGGATCGGCTGGTCGGGGCGCGCGTGCACGACCTGAAGCTGGACGTGGCGCGCCGGATCAAGGCGCACGGCTTCCCGATGGTGCTCAACGTGCCGGTGTTCCGTCACAACATCGATCAGGTTTCGGACATCCTCGAGCTCGCCGCGGATCTCGGCGTCGATTACCTCGAGTTCGCGAACCTGCAGTACTACAACTGGGCGCTGCTGAACCGCGACGAGCTGATGCCGACGCGGGCGCAGATCGAGGCGGCCGAGCGCGCGGTGCAGCAGATGCGCGAGCGCGTCGGCGACCGCATGACGATCTACTTCGTGATCCCCGACTACTACGAGGGGCGGCCGAAGGCGTGCATGAACGGTTGGGGCGCGATCCACCTGACGATCGCGCCCGACGGGGCGGCGATGCCGTGCCAGGAGGCGCGCGCGATCGAGGGGCTGGAGTTTCCGACGGTGCGCGAGAAGAGCCTCGCGTGGCTGTGGGACGAGTCGCCGACCTTCCGCAAGTTCCGTGGCGACGAGTGGATGCGCGAACCGTGTCGGTCGTGCAGCGACAAGGAGACGGATTTCGGCGGCTGTCGGTGTCAGGCCTTCCTGCTCACCGGCGACGCGGCGAATGCCGACCCGGCCTGTTCGCGTTCGCCGCATCATCACCTGATCGGCGAGGCGGTGGAGCGCGCGCATGCGCCGGAGCGCACCGCCGTGCCGCTGGTGATGCGCAACGCGCGGCGGGGGGGCTGCGATCATGCTTAG
- the rlmB gene encoding 23S rRNA (guanosine(2251)-2'-O)-methyltransferase RlmB: MIYGFHAVLGKLRRDPEAVFELYVSSSRSDARAKDVVRLAESQKVRMIQAEADRLDGMVGTRRHQGVVARVDARSRDIKLADVLDVLEENALILVLDGVQDPHNLGACLRVADAAGAHAVVAPKDRAVGLNATAVKVASGAADSVPYITVTNLARALREMQEAGVWVVGAAGEAEKSLYEIDQKGPVAWVLGAEGEGLRRLTRETCDELAKIPMLGTVESLNVSVASGICLFEARRQRGG; this comes from the coding sequence CTGATCTACGGTTTTCACGCCGTGCTGGGCAAGCTGCGCCGCGATCCCGAGGCGGTGTTCGAGCTGTACGTGTCGTCGAGCCGCAGTGATGCGCGTGCGAAGGATGTCGTGCGGCTCGCCGAGTCGCAGAAGGTGCGCATGATCCAGGCCGAGGCGGATCGGCTCGACGGCATGGTCGGCACGCGCCGCCACCAGGGCGTGGTCGCGCGCGTCGATGCGCGTAGCCGCGACATCAAGCTCGCCGATGTGCTCGACGTGCTGGAGGAGAATGCGCTGATCCTGGTGCTCGACGGTGTGCAGGATCCGCACAATCTCGGCGCGTGCCTGCGCGTCGCCGATGCGGCCGGCGCACATGCGGTGGTCGCGCCGAAGGACCGCGCGGTGGGCCTGAACGCGACCGCGGTGAAGGTGGCGAGCGGGGCAGCCGATTCGGTGCCCTACATCACCGTGACCAACCTCGCGCGTGCGCTGCGCGAGATGCAGGAGGCCGGCGTGTGGGTGGTCGGTGCGGCGGGCGAGGCGGAGAAGTCGCTGTACGAGATCGACCAGAAGGGGCCGGTCGCGTGGGTGCTGGGGGCCGAAGGCGAAGGCCTGCGCCGGCTCACGCGCGAGACCTGCGACGAGCTGGCGAAGATCCCGATGCTCGGCACCGTCGAGAGCCTCAACGTGTCGGTTGCGAGCGGCATCTGCCTGTTCGAGGCGCGCCGCCAGCGCGGCGGCTGA
- the pqqD gene encoding pyrroloquinoline quinone biosynthesis peptide chaperone PqqD yields MNESNRLPAEDCFSLNPMYLFRWEPTQDAHVLLYPEGIVKLNQTAADIIEHCDGRSGAAIVAALQARYPGDDDTVAAGVYKFLEVFRAKGWIRRQA; encoded by the coding sequence ATGAACGAGTCGAACCGGCTGCCTGCCGAGGACTGCTTCAGCCTCAATCCGATGTACCTCTTCCGCTGGGAGCCGACGCAGGACGCCCACGTCCTGCTCTACCCGGAAGGCATCGTGAAGCTGAACCAGACGGCGGCCGACATCATCGAGCACTGCGACGGCCGCAGTGGCGCTGCGATCGTGGCGGCGCTGCAGGCCCGTTATCCCGGCGACGACGACACGGTCGCCGCGGGCGTCTACAAGTTTCTGGAGGTGTTCCGTGCCAAAGGATGGATCCGTCGTCAGGCTTGA
- the serC gene encoding 3-phosphoserine/phosphohydroxythreonine transaminase: MLGFSFSAAAGPLPDEVAVDVAAACRPGRGSILSLPFTSPAFRALQAETEACLRRLLAIPDRFRVLFLAGGASAQFALLPLNLLGDSRPASYVDSGHWSRRAIAEAKRYAEVSIAARVSGAVPDAAVWQVDPRAAYCHVTSNETADGLQFREFPALPVPLVADMTSDLLMRPLDFTRLSLVYAGAQKTIGTPGLTLVIVDERLLGRARPETPRVMDYAAQAAAGSRLCTPPVFPIFVAHRMLHWIEARGGVAAMAEAACRRSEAVYAALADGAGTYAMPVDRVHRSHVNPCFRLADEAQTALFLQAAEAGGLHDLRGHPDVGGVRVSLYNGVADAAVDALVAFLRAFARRRSGLRAA; this comes from the coding sequence ATGTTGGGTTTCAGCTTTTCCGCCGCGGCGGGGCCGTTGCCGGATGAGGTCGCGGTGGATGTGGCCGCGGCGTGCCGTCCGGGGCGGGGCTCCATCCTGAGCCTGCCGTTCACGTCGCCGGCTTTCCGCGCTCTGCAGGCAGAGACCGAGGCCTGCCTGCGCCGTCTGCTCGCTATCCCGGACCGTTTTCGCGTGCTGTTCCTCGCGGGCGGTGCGAGCGCGCAGTTCGCGCTGCTGCCGCTGAATCTGCTCGGTGATTCACGACCAGCGAGCTACGTCGATAGCGGCCATTGGTCGCGGCGCGCGATCGCGGAGGCGAAGCGGTATGCCGAGGTGTCGATCGCCGCGCGGGTGTCAGGGGCCGTTCCCGACGCTGCGGTGTGGCAGGTCGATCCGCGCGCCGCCTATTGCCACGTCACGAGCAACGAAACCGCGGATGGCCTGCAGTTCCGCGAGTTCCCCGCGCTGCCGGTGCCGCTCGTTGCGGACATGACCTCGGACCTGCTGATGCGGCCGCTCGACTTCACGCGCTTGTCGCTCGTGTATGCGGGGGCGCAGAAGACGATCGGCACGCCGGGGCTGACGCTCGTGATCGTGGACGAGCGGCTGCTGGGGCGGGCACGGCCGGAAACGCCGCGCGTGATGGACTACGCGGCGCAGGCGGCCGCCGGCTCGCGGCTATGCACACCGCCGGTGTTCCCGATCTTCGTCGCCCATCGCATGCTGCACTGGATCGAGGCGCGCGGGGGCGTTGCGGCGATGGCCGAGGCGGCCTGCCGGCGCAGCGAAGCCGTGTACGCGGCGCTCGCGGATGGCGCGGGCACGTATGCGATGCCTGTCGATCGCGTCCATCGCTCGCACGTCAATCCCTGCTTCCGCCTCGCCGACGAGGCGCAGACCGCGCTGTTCCTGCAGGCGGCCGAAGCGGGCGGGCTGCATGACTTGCGCGGACACCCGGACGTCGGCGGCGTGCGCGTGAGCCTTTACAACGGTGTCGCCGACGCCGCCGTCGACGCGCTCGTCGCCTTCCTGCGTGCCTTCGCGCGCCGGCGCAGCGGCCTGCGGGCGGCGTGA
- a CDS encoding ANTAR domain-containing protein: MLRVLVIDESRARAAEICAGLALAGHQVAAVLASSADLTAQIEAIRPDVILIETDSPSRDTLENLAVMNAAMPRPVIIFAQEGDQDTIRAAVKAGVSTYVVDGLDPQRLKPVIDVAVASFEEHQSVRAELAAATKKLSERKLIERAKGLLMKSRGMDEAEAYAALRKLAMERSKPMAAVAQDLLDMAKYLL; the protein is encoded by the coding sequence ATGCTTCGCGTACTCGTCATCGATGAATCCCGCGCCCGGGCGGCCGAAATCTGCGCCGGGCTGGCGCTCGCCGGCCACCAGGTGGCGGCGGTGCTGGCGTCGTCGGCCGATCTGACGGCGCAGATCGAGGCGATCCGGCCGGACGTGATCCTGATCGAGACCGATTCGCCGTCGCGCGACACGCTGGAGAACCTCGCCGTGATGAACGCGGCGATGCCGCGGCCGGTGATCATCTTTGCGCAGGAAGGCGACCAGGACACGATCCGCGCGGCGGTGAAGGCGGGCGTGTCGACCTACGTCGTCGACGGGCTCGATCCGCAGCGCCTGAAGCCGGTCATCGACGTCGCGGTGGCGAGCTTCGAGGAGCACCAGTCGGTGCGTGCGGAGCTCGCCGCGGCGACCAAGAAGCTGTCCGAGCGCAAGCTGATCGAGCGCGCGAAGGGATTGCTGATGAAGTCGCGCGGCATGGACGAGGCGGAAGCCTACGCGGCGCTGCGCAAGCTCGCGATGGAGCGCTCGAAGCCGATGGCGGCGGTCGCACAGGATCTCCTCGATATGGCGAAGTACCTGCTCTGA
- the rnr gene encoding ribonuclease R, whose translation MKKEKAKTGAQTVSRPTGQRQPSGIRRADPFFERESTKYDNPLPSREYVELTLAERGVPMDFAQLRAALDVTDEESGLFERRLRAMERDGQLMRNRRDAYLLPDKADLVRGRVSGHVDGFGFVIRDDGKPDIFLGPKDMREVMHGDRVIVRIAGADRRGRPEGKVVEVLERANTRLVGRVLDQHGVQIVVPENRRIVQDILVAAGGRKARPGQVVTVELIQQPTKLTQPIGRVVEVLGNYADAGMEIEIALRKHELPFEFSPEAKAETRRLPATVRRKDWVGREDITQLPLVTIDGETAKDFDDAVFCERQGRGYRLVVAIADVSHYVQPGSALDDEAQERGNSVYFPRRVIPMLPEKLSNGLCSLNPQVERLCMVCDMSIGPTGAVKAYRFYPAVMFSHARLTYTQVAAALYDKDAAALEAIGGLLPHLENLDKLFRVLLKARAKRGAIDFETTETRMIFDADGKIERIVPEVRNDAHRLIEECMLAANVCASQFLQEREHPALYRVHEGPTPEKLEKLRGFLAEFGLGVGGGDEPKAGDYAKLLEKVKDRPDAQLLQTVMLRSLRQAVYSPDNVGHFGLAYEAYTHFTSPIRRYPDLLVHRSIKAALENRTYAAGDWDEIGLHCSSTERRADDATRDVVAWLKCYYMQDKVGAEFTGSVSAVVPFGLFVALDDIFIEGLVHISDLGSDYFHFDETRHELAGERTGVRHRLSDRVRVQVVRVDLETTKIDFRLIEGAARPTERVGKTARDKATKAPEPAAAVKPKAAKPAGKVAFVELPDVAEKPAKAAPAAEPAKAKKVGKPVKVAKTDKTAQAPAAKTKKAVVVAAAATNTEPATSTRKAKRRG comes from the coding sequence ATGAAAAAAGAAAAAGCGAAAACAGGCGCGCAGACCGTCTCGCGCCCCACGGGGCAACGCCAGCCGAGCGGGATCCGGCGTGCCGACCCCTTCTTCGAGCGCGAGTCGACGAAGTACGACAATCCCCTGCCGAGCCGCGAATATGTCGAGCTGACGCTTGCCGAGCGCGGCGTGCCGATGGACTTCGCGCAGCTGCGCGCCGCGCTCGACGTGACGGACGAGGAGTCGGGGCTATTCGAGCGGCGCTTGCGCGCGATGGAGCGCGACGGGCAACTGATGCGCAACCGCCGCGATGCCTACCTGCTGCCGGACAAGGCGGACCTGGTGCGCGGCCGCGTGTCGGGGCACGTCGATGGTTTCGGCTTCGTGATCCGCGACGACGGAAAGCCGGATATCTTCCTCGGGCCGAAAGACATGCGTGAGGTGATGCACGGCGATCGGGTTATCGTGCGCATTGCCGGGGCCGACCGTCGCGGCCGCCCGGAGGGCAAGGTGGTCGAAGTGCTGGAGCGTGCGAACACGCGCCTCGTCGGCCGCGTGCTGGACCAGCACGGGGTGCAGATCGTCGTACCGGAGAACCGCCGCATCGTGCAGGACATCCTGGTCGCGGCCGGCGGCAGGAAAGCCAGGCCCGGACAGGTCGTTACGGTCGAGCTGATCCAGCAGCCGACGAAGCTTACGCAGCCCATCGGCCGCGTGGTCGAGGTGCTGGGCAACTACGCGGATGCCGGCATGGAGATCGAGATCGCGCTGCGCAAGCACGAGCTGCCGTTCGAGTTCTCGCCGGAGGCGAAGGCCGAGACGCGCAGGCTGCCCGCGACGGTGCGCAGGAAGGACTGGGTGGGGCGCGAAGACATCACGCAGCTGCCGCTGGTGACGATCGACGGCGAGACGGCGAAGGACTTCGACGATGCGGTGTTCTGCGAGCGCCAGGGGCGCGGTTACCGCCTCGTCGTCGCGATCGCCGATGTATCGCACTATGTGCAGCCGGGGTCGGCGCTCGACGACGAGGCGCAGGAGCGCGGCAACTCGGTGTATTTCCCGCGCCGCGTGATCCCGATGCTGCCGGAGAAGCTGAGCAACGGGCTGTGCTCGCTGAATCCGCAGGTCGAGCGTCTGTGTATGGTGTGCGACATGAGCATCGGCCCGACCGGGGCGGTCAAGGCCTATCGCTTCTACCCGGCGGTGATGTTCTCGCACGCGCGCCTGACCTACACGCAGGTTGCGGCGGCGCTGTACGACAAGGATGCGGCGGCGCTGGAGGCGATCGGGGGCCTGCTGCCCCACCTGGAAAACCTCGACAAGCTCTTCCGCGTGCTGCTGAAGGCGCGCGCGAAGCGTGGTGCGATCGACTTCGAGACGACCGAGACGCGCATGATCTTCGACGCCGACGGCAAGATCGAGCGCATCGTCCCCGAGGTGCGCAACGATGCGCACCGCCTGATCGAGGAGTGCATGCTGGCGGCCAACGTGTGCGCGTCGCAGTTCCTGCAGGAGCGCGAGCATCCGGCGCTGTATCGCGTGCATGAGGGGCCGACGCCGGAGAAGCTCGAGAAGTTGCGCGGCTTCCTCGCCGAGTTCGGGCTCGGCGTGGGCGGCGGCGACGAGCCGAAAGCGGGCGATTACGCGAAGCTGCTGGAGAAGGTGAAGGACCGGCCGGATGCGCAACTGCTGCAGACGGTGATGCTGCGGTCGCTGCGCCAGGCGGTGTATAGCCCCGACAACGTCGGCCACTTCGGGCTCGCCTACGAGGCCTACACGCACTTCACGTCGCCGATCCGGCGTTACCCTGACCTGCTGGTGCATCGCTCGATCAAGGCGGCGCTGGAGAACCGCACCTACGCGGCGGGCGACTGGGACGAGATCGGCCTGCATTGCTCGTCGACCGAGCGCCGCGCCGACGACGCGACGCGCGATGTCGTGGCGTGGCTGAAGTGCTACTACATGCAGGACAAGGTCGGCGCGGAATTCACCGGCAGCGTGTCGGCGGTGGTACCCTTCGGTCTCTTCGTCGCCCTCGACGACATCTTCATCGAAGGGCTGGTCCATATCTCGGACCTCGGCAGCGATTATTTCCACTTCGACGAGACGCGCCACGAGCTCGCGGGCGAGCGCACCGGCGTGCGCCACCGCCTGTCGGACCGCGTGCGCGTGCAGGTGGTGCGGGTCGATCTGGAGACGACCAAGATCGACTTCCGCCTGATCGAAGGCGCTGCGCGTCCGACGGAGCGGGTCGGCAAGACCGCGAGGGACAAGGCCACCAAGGCGCCGGAGCCGGCCGCGGCTGTCAAGCCGAAGGCCGCGAAGCCGGCCGGAAAGGTCGCCTTTGTCGAGCTGCCGGATGTGGCGGAGAAGCCGGCCAAGGCAGCGCCTGCGGCCGAGCCGGCGAAAGCGAAGAAGGTCGGGAAGCCGGTGAAAGTCGCGAAGACCGACAAGACCGCGCAGGCCCCGGCCGCGAAGACGAAGAAGGCTGTCGTGGTCGCTGCGGCCGCAACGAACACTGAACCCGCAACATCCACCAGGAAAGCGAAACGCCGTGGCTGA